One genomic window of Aquisalimonas sp. 2447 includes the following:
- a CDS encoding (2Fe-2S)-binding protein: MYVCLCHAVTDHDIRRAVVQGGARTMRDLRHQLGLCACCGRCGPEALEVLTKARGSLGAKAVHIDLPPLVADEPATARESA; the protein is encoded by the coding sequence ATGTACGTCTGCCTCTGCCACGCCGTCACCGATCACGATATCCGCCGCGCCGTTGTTCAGGGCGGTGCGCGTACCATGCGCGACCTGCGCCATCAGCTCGGCCTGTGCGCCTGCTGCGGTCGCTGTGGCCCGGAAGCACTGGAAGTCCTCACCAAGGCGCGCGGTAGCCTGGGCGCCAAAGCGGTTCACATTGATCTGCCGCCGCTGGTTGCCGACGAGCCCGCCACCGCGCGCGAGAGCGCCTGA